In Paenibacillus sp. 1781tsa1, one DNA window encodes the following:
- a CDS encoding ABC transporter ATP-binding protein, whose protein sequence is MEICSVKQISKIYKGIVSYEALSGIDLSIQEGEFVGIMGPSGSGKTTLLNMISTIDHPTSGELRIAGKNPFELDQDELALFRRKELGFVFQSFNLLNTLTVKENIVLPLTLDGVSLAEMNTRVEQLASKLGIEGILNKRTYEISGGQAQRTAIARALIHSPKLILADEPTGNLDSKAARDVMEILETRNQEDQATMLLVTHDAVAASYCSRVVFIKDGKLYNEIHYGDNRAAFYQKIINVLSLMGGSGHEFSPVRH, encoded by the coding sequence ATGGAGATTTGTTCTGTGAAACAGATCAGTAAAATCTACAAAGGCATCGTATCTTATGAAGCGTTATCAGGTATTGACCTCAGTATTCAGGAAGGTGAGTTTGTTGGCATCATGGGACCATCGGGTAGTGGCAAAACAACGCTGCTGAACATGATCTCAACCATTGATCATCCAACATCAGGAGAACTGCGAATTGCAGGGAAGAATCCGTTTGAATTGGATCAGGATGAACTCGCGCTGTTCCGGCGTAAAGAGCTTGGATTCGTTTTTCAATCGTTCAATCTGTTAAATACACTGACAGTTAAGGAAAACATCGTACTGCCACTGACTCTTGACGGTGTTTCGCTAGCAGAGATGAACACACGTGTGGAACAACTGGCAAGCAAGCTGGGGATCGAGGGTATTCTGAACAAACGGACATATGAGATTTCAGGAGGACAGGCACAGCGTACGGCCATTGCCAGAGCACTCATACATTCTCCGAAACTGATTCTGGCGGATGAGCCAACGGGCAATCTGGATTCGAAGGCGGCAAGAGATGTGATGGAGATTCTCGAAACCCGCAATCAGGAGGATCAGGCTACGATGCTGCTGGTTACCCATGATGCAGTAGCTGCAAGTTATTGCAGTCGTGTTGTCTTTATCAAGGATGGCAAACTGTACAATGAGATTCACTACGGCGATAATCGCGCAGCCTTTTACCAGAAGATTATTAATGTATTATCCCTAATGGGAGGTTCAGGACATGAATTTTCGCCAGTTCGCCATTAA
- a CDS encoding HAMP domain-containing sensor histidine kinase: MRLFIREHLALTCWVVAILFTVIAVFWYDGYNDWITATYAVALGLFLYIGYLVYRYYSHRSFYTRMSRSMDSLKEFVPLNETSPLSLALEKLLDSQYGQYHAHLHRLEQRQQEYLTFMNQWVHQMKTPLSVIELTVEGQEDDDPRLISIREEADQMRRGLETVLYVARLDTFEQDFSVEPVILKNAGEEAIHELKRFFIRNHVYPEMHIDSALVVQSDAKWIRFVLVQLLSNAIKYSAGSGQKIYVRAYEAERSIMLEVQDQGIGIPKSDLNRVFQPFFTGENGRHFKESTGMGLYIAKEVLTRMNHRIDLESVYGEGTTVRITFNS, encoded by the coding sequence ATGAGATTGTTTATACGAGAACATCTCGCTTTAACTTGCTGGGTTGTTGCTATCTTGTTCACCGTTATTGCAGTGTTCTGGTATGACGGTTACAACGATTGGATCACGGCTACTTATGCCGTAGCGTTGGGATTATTTTTATACATCGGATATTTGGTGTATCGTTATTATTCACATCGCTCCTTCTATACCCGGATGTCACGATCGATGGATTCGCTGAAGGAATTTGTACCATTGAACGAAACAAGTCCATTATCACTGGCGCTGGAGAAGCTACTGGATTCACAATACGGACAGTATCATGCTCATCTGCATCGGCTGGAACAGCGGCAGCAAGAATATCTGACGTTCATGAACCAGTGGGTACATCAGATGAAGACACCATTATCCGTCATCGAGTTGACCGTGGAAGGTCAGGAAGATGACGATCCCAGGCTCATAAGCATTCGAGAGGAAGCAGACCAGATGAGACGGGGATTGGAGACTGTGCTGTATGTGGCGCGTTTGGATACCTTCGAACAGGATTTCAGTGTGGAACCTGTGATACTGAAGAACGCTGGTGAAGAGGCGATCCATGAGCTGAAACGGTTCTTCATCCGCAATCACGTCTATCCAGAGATGCATATCGATTCTGCGCTGGTTGTACAATCCGATGCCAAGTGGATTCGGTTCGTCTTGGTACAGTTACTGTCGAACGCAATCAAGTACTCTGCGGGTAGCGGACAAAAGATCTATGTGCGTGCATATGAAGCAGAACGCTCTATCATGCTGGAAGTGCAGGATCAGGGCATCGGGATTCCTAAGTCCGATCTGAATCGGGTATTCCAGCCTTTCTTCACTGGGGAGAACGGGCGGCATTTCAAAGAGTCCACAGGCATGGGACTGTATATTGCAAAAGAAGTGTTAACGCGGATGAATCATCGGATTGATCTTGAGTCCGTGTACGGCGAAGGAACGACTGTCCGAATTACATTCAACTCCTGA
- a CDS encoding response regulator transcription factor: protein MYTIMIIEDDPKIAGLLKSHIERYGDRAVLVEDFEMIVQQFEQVQPHVVLLDINLPSYDGFYWCRQIRTLSTCPILFISARSGKMDQVMALENGADDYITKPFEHEIVMAKIRSQLRRVYGDYAARDEERKVELDGLVVYLERLEIQLGDRKVQLTKKETILLETLLRRSPKLVSRETILEKLWDDSFVDDNTLSVNVTRVRKRLAELGITDALETVRGSGYRLNNNWKSSSSS, encoded by the coding sequence ATGTATACCATTATGATAATAGAGGACGATCCCAAGATTGCAGGATTATTGAAATCACATATTGAACGCTACGGGGACCGGGCCGTTCTGGTCGAGGATTTTGAGATGATTGTGCAACAGTTTGAGCAGGTACAGCCACATGTGGTCCTTCTGGATATCAATTTGCCCAGCTATGATGGTTTCTATTGGTGCCGCCAGATTCGTACGCTGTCCACATGCCCCATTTTGTTTATCTCCGCTCGGAGTGGAAAGATGGATCAGGTCATGGCACTGGAGAACGGAGCGGATGATTATATCACCAAGCCATTCGAACACGAGATTGTTATGGCCAAAATTCGGAGTCAGCTACGCCGGGTATATGGGGATTATGCTGCACGTGACGAAGAACGCAAGGTGGAACTGGACGGCTTGGTCGTGTACCTGGAAAGACTGGAGATTCAGCTGGGTGATCGCAAAGTGCAGCTGACGAAGAAAGAAACGATTCTGCTGGAAACGTTACTGCGTCGCAGTCCCAAGCTGGTAAGCAGGGAAACGATCCTGGAGAAGCTGTGGGATGACTCTTTTGTAGATGACAATACACTCAGCGTTAACGTTACCCGGGTTCGTAAGCGTTTAGCCGAGCTTGGCATTACAGATGCTCTGGAGACGGTCAGAGGTTCAGGTTACCGATTGAACAATAACTGGAAGTCCTCTTCATCGTCATGA